The following proteins are co-located in the Lacticaseibacillus paracasei subsp. paracasei genome:
- a CDS encoding IS110 family transposase has protein sequence MECVFGIDVSKENANVAVLVDNVVIKQFKIGLDRLGFSLLSDELNSFNAPLIIYEATAMYSRRLRAFLQRDGWKYTELNPLAAKKVMEEFRHTKTDALDAVGLARAMIKNHFRPTYQESPVYTELHDLERTYQQFNKDIVTNKNRLHRALQLTFPEIEHFMSSTDGVLYWHIVQRFPHPAIVLSHEENELTEIILTETSKKIGLKRAMKLANRLLALAQNSAPAKEPQSHAVRAVIALAKEVERINQLKAQIIVEMTTLGENLSEVPLLVSIPGIGIKTALCLIAELGDVRRFHSANAINAYIGIDLIRYESGQYEAKMHIRKRGNPYARKILYRAILNIISVSQYQPTLISANYKRKKQSAQSHGTKKIAIAAMSQFNRLMHHLILNNELYDSTTFMPE, from the coding sequence ATGGAATGTGTATTTGGTATTGATGTCAGTAAAGAGAACGCCAATGTAGCGGTACTTGTTGATAACGTCGTTATCAAGCAATTTAAAATTGGGTTAGATCGGTTAGGATTTTCGCTATTAAGTGATGAACTCAATAGCTTCAACGCACCCCTAATCATATACGAGGCGACCGCGATGTACTCTCGTCGTTTGCGTGCCTTTCTACAGCGAGACGGCTGGAAATATACAGAACTCAATCCATTAGCCGCAAAGAAAGTGATGGAAGAATTCAGGCATACAAAAACTGATGCGCTGGATGCGGTGGGTTTAGCCAGAGCGATGATCAAAAATCACTTCAGGCCAACCTATCAGGAAAGCCCAGTTTATACAGAGTTACACGATCTAGAGCGGACGTATCAGCAGTTTAATAAAGACATTGTAACCAACAAGAATCGTCTGCATAGAGCGCTCCAGCTAACCTTTCCGGAAATCGAGCATTTTATGAGCTCGACTGACGGTGTTCTCTACTGGCACATCGTTCAAAGATTTCCGCACCCAGCGATCGTACTGTCTCACGAAGAGAATGAACTGACAGAAATCATCTTAACCGAGACCTCTAAAAAGATAGGCCTCAAGCGAGCTATGAAACTGGCCAACCGTTTATTGGCCTTAGCTCAAAACTCAGCGCCGGCAAAAGAGCCACAGTCACACGCTGTCAGAGCTGTTATAGCCTTGGCTAAAGAAGTTGAACGCATCAATCAGTTAAAGGCCCAGATAATCGTAGAAATGACAACTTTGGGAGAAAACCTCAGCGAAGTGCCGCTCCTTGTTTCGATCCCAGGAATCGGTATAAAAACAGCACTATGCTTGATCGCAGAACTGGGAGACGTGCGACGTTTTCACAGTGCCAATGCGATTAATGCTTATATTGGAATTGACTTGATTCGCTATGAGTCAGGACAATACGAAGCAAAAATGCACATTAGAAAACGTGGGAACCCGTATGCCCGAAAGATTTTGTACAGGGCAATCCTAAACATTATCAGCGTCTCGCAATATCAACCGACGCTGATCAGCGCAAACTACAAACGAAAAAAGCAATCCGCTCAGTCCCACGGGACTAAGAAAATTGCCATCGCCGCAATGAGTCAGTTTAACCGGCTCATGCACCACCTGATTTTAAACAACGAGTTGTATGATTCAACAACATTCATGCCCGAATAG
- a CDS encoding putative holin-like toxin, producing the protein MSVADALMLMLVFGGFILSLIALIITIVVAILDNQTD; encoded by the coding sequence TTGTCCGTTGCTGACGCCTTGATGCTGATGCTGGTCTTTGGCGGTTTCATACTATCATTGATTGCGCTCATCATCACGATTGTGGTAGCAATCCTAGACAATCAAACAGACTAA
- the mazE gene encoding type II toxin-antitoxin system PemI/MazE family antitoxin gives MTVKTSRQGNSIVIPIPVSFNIGENVEYQPSIDKNGVIRLTPVNQNIFKADMTYDLRKAIRKENIGDNGTPDGYENVWND, from the coding sequence ATGACGGTTAAGACTAGTCGACAGGGGAATTCAATTGTGATCCCTATTCCTGTCTCGTTCAACATTGGTGAAAATGTTGAATATCAACCAAGTATAGATAAAAATGGTGTCATTCGTTTAACACCTGTTAATCAGAATATTTTTAAAGCAGATATGACATATGATCTTCGTAAGGCCATCAGGAAAGAAAATATTGGCGATAATGGCACCCCTGACGGATATGAGAACGTTTGGAATGATTAA